Genomic segment of Geminocystis herdmanii PCC 6308:
GTAGTAGGTCCTTTGATTTTTACATGGATTCAAGAAACCACTGGTAGTTATAATCTAGCTTTATATGTAGCAATGGCGTTATTATTTATCGGATTCATCTTAACAAGGATGTATAAACGCCCCTCTTTACCTAAGTATCACATGAGTTCGACATAAGTATAGACTTCTCCGAAAAAAATTTATTTGTAGTAAGGGTTTTAACCCTTATTATCTCATTAGAGAAGTTTATTTAGAATAATCAGCGATCGAGCTAATATAAAGAAGATGTAGGGCTAAAAAACCGCCCCAAATATAGCTAAATTGATTTGCCCATAACCATTCGGGATGATTAAAAATATGAAAAAACCAGACTCCAGAATTACAAGCAAGGAATAAAGCGACATGAACAGCAAAATTCATTCGATCGTCTAGTTTACGATATTCTGGGTCATTTTGTCGATCGGGTTGACGAGGCCAACGTGGAGGCATAGGTATAAAAAAGATAAACTATAAATTATTATCATATTTTACAATACTTTTCATTATGCAATTAACTTGGTTAGACAGCAATTCTTGGTTAATAGAAATAGCAGGATTAAGAATTTTACTTGATCCTTGGTTAGTAGGCTCTTTGACATTTGGTAACTCACCTTGGTTATTTGAGGGGAAAAAAAAGACGGCTCGATCGATGCCAGAGTCCATCGACATGATACTATTATCCCAAGGTTTAGAAGATCATGCTCACCCTCCCACTCTGAAGGTACTCGATCGTAATTTACCAGTAATCGCTTCAGAAAATGCCACTAAGGTTTGTCAAGGTTTTGGTTATACAGATATTCACCCTTTAAAACACAACGAAACTTATATTTTTCAAGACAAAATAGCCATAGAGGCTGTACCCGGTTCATTAGTTGGCGTTAATTTAGTGGAAAATGGTTATATAATTAGAGACCTTCATAGTGAAGATTCGATCTATTATGAGCCTCATGGTTTTCATAGTGCTAATTTGCAACGTCAAAAAGCCGTAAAAGCGATCATCACACCCCTAACAAATATCGTAATACCTTTTGTCGGTTATGTGATTAAAGGGCAGGAAGATGCGGTGGAGGTGTGTCGTTGGTTAAAACCGCAATATATTTTCTCCACAGCAGGAGGAGGAGATTTAGAGTTTAATGGTTTTTTGACGAAAATGTTAAAAGAAGAAGGCTCGATCGATCGTTTTCGTGATTTACTAACTAAAGAAAATATTAATACCAGTGCGATCGAACTGCAACCTTGGAATACAATTAATTTATAAATAGGGTTTGCTCATGGGAATCAGAAAATTATTAAAATCAAGGGTTTAGACATAATACATTAACCAAAACGTTATGTTAGATTAACTCAAAAAAAAGTTTTATGTCATAAAGTCTTTCTGACATAAAACTGTAGGGTGGGCAATGCCCACCAAATCGATTAACTGCGTAAAGTTACGGCAAATTGTTTAGTTAAAGATTGTCTGATTTTATCGTGAATAGGATCAACATCAGTATCTTTGAGGGTATGCTCGATCGAACGGTAAACTAAATTAAAAGCTAAACTGCGTTTTCCCGTCTCTACATTTTCCCCTTTATATTCATCAAATAACTTGACATCCACAAGGGTTTTACCTCCTGCTTTACGGATAGCGTTAGTAATTTCTGCAACGGTGAGATTAACATCGGCAAAGAAAGCTAAATCTCGATCGACGGAGGGATAGGTAGAATAAGGTTTAAAAGTAGGTATTTTTAGGTATTTTTGGTCTAAATAGGCGATTAATGGCTCTAATTGGATTTCAAAGACATAAACGCTATCAGGGAAATCTTTTTCTTGACGCAGTTGAGGGTGAAGTTGTCCAAAAACGCCGATTTTAGTCTTATTTAACCATAAACTGGCAGTTCTACCCGGATGTAGTCTATTATCTTCACTATAAGCCTGATAGGTAATAGGTGCGTTTAAATCTTTAAATAGACTCTCTAAAATACCCTTTGCTTGATACCAAGTCATGGGTTGGGGTTTACCGCTAGTTGTCCAGATACCATCGGTATATAAATTACCGCCTATAATGCCACCTAGAGCGTCAGCTTCCCTCATATTTCCATCTTCGAGCCAAAAAACTCGTCCAATTTCAAAGCCCTTGAGATAGCCGTTTCCTTGGGCGTGGTTGAATTCAAAGGCATTGATTAAACCGTCAATCAAGTTACTGCGAAGGGCGGAATATTCCGAAAAGAGGGGATTAGCGATTTTAACGGAGG
This window contains:
- a CDS encoding MBL fold metallo-hydrolase — translated: MQLTWLDSNSWLIEIAGLRILLDPWLVGSLTFGNSPWLFEGKKKTARSMPESIDMILLSQGLEDHAHPPTLKVLDRNLPVIASENATKVCQGFGYTDIHPLKHNETYIFQDKIAIEAVPGSLVGVNLVENGYIIRDLHSEDSIYYEPHGFHSANLQRQKAVKAIITPLTNIVIPFVGYVIKGQEDAVEVCRWLKPQYIFSTAGGGDLEFNGFLTKMLKEEGSIDRFRDLLTKENINTSAIELQPWNTINL